One Spinacia oleracea cultivar Varoflay chromosome 4, BTI_SOV_V1, whole genome shotgun sequence DNA segment encodes these proteins:
- the LOC110800838 gene encoding transcription factor MYB83 produces MRKPADPAAKGNNGNGGGGGNVNGGVKLRKGLWSPEEDDKLINYMLTNGQGCWSDVARNAGLQRCGKSCRLRWINYLRPDLKRGAFSPQEEELIIHLHTLLGNRWSQIAARLPGRTDNEIKNFWNSTVKKRMKSSSTSSSPNASDSSLSTEPRDGMVGGFMAMQDPCSIMAMYVTNNNNNSTSPTSSSLQPMVTLSHHDHHHDHHHGTMDHHHHPFPNMVNHNTTTTTTTATTTNNIDMPCCGNNGYLDASSCMSMAPLHGDDHGMMCGSYGMLGGYNHDNNYGLLQGELSIPSLETISIEENTQVSENIVFGRNNNTTISNHNHFDNNGSNNHHFDDHNNHHHHHHHHHMISTTNATATNTPLNNSIISGVKKFEAVVPGVGNNNWDGGEWDLEELMRDVSSFPFIDYQVE; encoded by the exons ATGAGGAAACCTGCTGATCCTGCAGCCAAGGGCAATAACGgaaatggtggtggtggtggtaacGTTAATGGCGGTGTAAAGCTTAGGAAGGGTTTATGGTCACCTGAAGAAGATGATAAACTCATTAACTATATGCTTACTAATGGACAGGGTTGTTGGAGTGATGTAGCAAGGAATGCTGGGTTGCAGAGGTGCGGTAAGAGTTGTCGGCTTCGTTGGATTAATTACCTCAGGCCTGACCTTAAGCGTGGCGCTTTCTCGCCTCAAGAAGAGGAGCTCATCATTCATTTGCATACCCTTCTTGGCAATAG GTGGTCTCAGATTGCGGCTCGTTTGCCTGGAAGAACAGACAACGAAATAAAGAATTTCTGGAATTCAACTGTAAAGAAAAGGATGAAGAGTTCATCAACTTCATCCTCACCCAATGCTAGTGATTCATCCTTGTCAACCGAGCCGAGAGATGGAATGGTGGGAGGATTCATGGCCATGCAAGATCCATGCAGCATCATGGCCATGTATGtgaccaacaacaacaacaactccACCTCACCAACATCCTCATCCTTGCAACCCATGGTTACTCTAAGTCATCATGATCATCATCATGATCATCATCATGGTACCAtggatcatcatcatcatccttttCCGAACATGGTAAATCACAACACTACTACCACTACTACTACTGCTACTACGACTAATAATATAGACATGCCTTGTTGTGGTAATAATGGGTATTTGGATGCATCATCATGCATGAGTATGGCACCATTGCATGGCGATGACCATGGAATGATGTGTGGGAGTTATGGTATGCTTGGAGGTTACAACCATGATAATAATTATGGGTTATTACAAGGGGAGCTATCTATTCCTTCTTTGGAGACCATAAGCATTGAAGAAAATACTCAAgtttcggaaaatattgtttttggtAGGAACAATAATACTACTATTAGCAACCACAATCATTTTGACAACAATGGGAGCAATAATCATCATTTTGATGATCataacaaccaccaccaccaccaccaccaccaccacatgaTTAGCACCACCAACGCCACCGCTACCAACACTCCTCTAAACAACTCCATTATTAGCGGTGTTAAGAAATTCGAGGCGGTGGTTCCCGGTGTTGGAAACAATAATTGGGATGGAGGAGAATGGGATTTGGAGGAACTTATGAGGGATGTTTCTTCCTTCCCCTTTATTGATTACCAAGTTGAATAA